The Andreesenia angusta genome contains the following window.
TTCCTGTCACGGAGGATATTACGGGGCATCCTATTCCGGGAGAGCCGTCTATAATTATGTCTTCACCCTCTTTGGTGTGCTCCTTGGCCAGCTTTTTCAGCTTGGCTATAAGCTTACCTGAACCTTCGCTCCCTATATGCATCTCTGCGCTGACTATCTTCCCATTGTGTACTTCCCTCACGGTCATCTCTGCTGTCTTTATGGGCTTCAGCTCTATGGCCTTCTGTGGGCACACTATGGCGCATACGCCGCAGCCCTCGCAAGTCATCTTGTCCACATCCCCTATTTCGATGCTGTCGAATTCACAGTACCCGGTGCAGAGCCCGCATCTATTGCATTTGTCGTAGTCCACAAAGGCGACTAGATTTCCCATATAGGGCTTTTTTTCTACAAGCTTTCCTTCGTAGTACATGTACATATTGGCTGCATCCACATCGCAGTCCACTCTTGTAACTTTGTCCATAAGCTCCGAGAGTGCTATAGCTACAGTGGTTTTACCTGTTCCGCCTTTTCCGCTTAAAACAACTATCTCCATGGCTACAGCCTCCCTATCTCTGCTTCTATGCCTTCAAGCAGCTTTCTGTATTTTTCGTGCTTTATCAAAAGCTCCCCCCTAGAGTAGATCTCGGCTATCTCCCTCTCATAGGGTATTCTACCAAGCACCACTATGGAATTCTCCTTGCAGTAGCTCTCTATCAGGTTTTCCTTCTCCACTACCCTGTTTATGACTATCCCGTATGGTATATCCTCTCTTCTGCAGAGCTCCACTGCTCTTTCCAGGTCATGAAGCCCGAACTTGGTCGGCTCTGTCACAAGCACAGCCTTGTCCATATGTTCAAGCGTATTCACCACGTTGCATGAAGTTCCAGGTGCGCAGTCCACTATGTTTAGCTCCTTTGGAAGAGATTTTAGCACAGCCTTTATCACAGGCACGGCCATGGCCTCTCCTACGTTCAGCTTGCCTTGTACACAGTTTATCCCCTCACTTCTGCCTCTATCTATGATCCCTATGGCACGCTTTTCATAGCTTATGGCTCCTTCTGGGCATACAAGCTTGCAGGCCCCGCAGCTATGGCATAGTTTTTCAAAGAGTACTATCTTCTT
Protein-coding sequences here:
- a CDS encoding ATP-binding protein, with translation MEIVVLSGKGGTGKTTVAIALSELMDKVTRVDCDVDAANMYMYYEGKLVEKKPYMGNLVAFVDYDKCNRCGLCTGYCEFDSIEIGDVDKMTCEGCGVCAIVCPQKAIELKPIKTAEMTVREVHNGKIVSAEMHIGSEGSGKLIAKLKKLAKEHTKEGEDIIIDGSPGIGCPVISSVTGSDLALMVVEPTKSGLSDYLRVQDLCDHFDIQTMVCINKYDINLEISNEIEAFCKRNDIALVGKIPFDDTVLKSIEELKPLVQYPESSAAKAVVEMWENIKRKLEE
- a CDS encoding 4Fe-4S binding protein, translated to MNIGVLSGKGGTGKTLISTNMAVVMAGNYIDCDVEEPNGFIFLQPEEVVTEEVSVKNPVVDTDKCTLCGKCVEACNFNALAKTKKIVLFEKLCHSCGACKLVCPEGAISYEKRAIGIIDRGRSEGINCVQGKLNVGEAMAVPVIKAVLKSLPKELNIVDCAPGTSCNVVNTLEHMDKAVLVTEPTKFGLHDLERAVELCRREDIPYGIVINRVVEKENLIESYCKENSIVVLGRIPYEREIAEIYSRGELLIKHEKYRKLLEGIEAEIGRL